The following proteins are encoded in a genomic region of Amycolatopsis sulphurea:
- a CDS encoding thiamine pyrophosphate-binding protein yields the protein MSGPMLFQDAMSAALAEHGIDTIFGLVGDGNLFVMDSFRRLPGTTYVGVANEASAVEAASGYANVTGRLGVATVTHGPALTNTVTPLVDAVKARLPLLLLAGDTRPDDHLHAQNVPQREVVAAAGAGFEPIRAPSTAAVDLATAIQRAYAELRPIVVNMPAHFQWSETEYLRAPSRLVDGKGVRPADDAVEAALGVIADANRPLVLAGRGAIDPAARAAVLRFAARIGAPVGTTLKALDLFRGEQHNLGIVGTLAHEVAQSTVAAADCVIAFGASLNRYTTVNGSLAEKRRVVQVDDDRRSLGRYVAPDAGVLGDAAWTADAFVRLLDEAEIKATRFASPELAAELARPIEAPDRSDGGYIDIRTALRRVEETVAADRTVVTDSGRFVYHAWPAISVQNPRHFVHTANYGSIGLGMGTAIGAAVGRPDHPTLLVTGDGGFMLGGLNEFSTAVRHRLDLIVVLLNDGSFGAEHIQLLRRDLDPGLSLFDWPDFGPVAEALGGRGHTVRTPAELDAALHRLPDRDRPVLIDVHIDPNQVS from the coding sequence TTGAGCGGGCCGATGCTGTTCCAGGACGCGATGTCGGCGGCGCTGGCCGAGCACGGCATCGACACGATCTTCGGTCTGGTCGGCGACGGGAACCTGTTCGTGATGGACAGTTTCCGGCGGCTGCCGGGGACGACCTACGTCGGGGTGGCGAACGAGGCGAGCGCCGTCGAAGCGGCCTCGGGCTACGCCAACGTCACCGGGCGGCTCGGCGTCGCGACGGTCACGCACGGCCCGGCTTTGACGAACACCGTCACCCCGCTCGTCGACGCGGTCAAAGCCAGGCTTCCTTTGCTCCTGCTCGCCGGCGACACCCGGCCGGACGATCACCTGCACGCGCAGAATGTTCCCCAGCGTGAAGTGGTGGCAGCAGCCGGGGCGGGCTTCGAACCCATCCGCGCACCTTCGACGGCGGCCGTCGACCTCGCGACCGCGATCCAGCGGGCGTACGCCGAACTGCGGCCGATCGTGGTGAACATGCCCGCGCATTTTCAGTGGTCCGAGACCGAGTATCTCCGCGCACCCTCGCGTCTGGTCGACGGCAAGGGCGTCCGGCCCGCGGACGACGCGGTCGAGGCCGCGCTGGGTGTCATCGCCGATGCGAACCGTCCTCTGGTGCTGGCCGGTCGCGGCGCGATCGACCCGGCGGCCCGTGCCGCGGTGCTGCGGTTCGCGGCCCGGATCGGTGCACCGGTCGGGACGACCCTCAAGGCACTTGACCTGTTCCGCGGCGAACAGCACAACCTCGGCATCGTCGGGACGCTCGCGCACGAAGTCGCGCAATCGACGGTCGCGGCGGCGGATTGCGTCATCGCGTTCGGCGCGAGTCTCAACCGCTACACCACCGTCAACGGGTCCCTTGCCGAAAAGCGGCGGGTCGTGCAGGTGGATGACGACCGCCGAAGTCTCGGGCGGTATGTCGCCCCGGACGCCGGCGTGCTCGGTGACGCCGCGTGGACGGCTGATGCTTTCGTCAGACTGCTGGACGAGGCCGAGATCAAGGCGACCAGGTTCGCCTCGCCCGAGCTGGCGGCCGAGCTCGCGCGCCCGATCGAAGCCCCGGATCGCAGCGACGGCGGGTATATCGACATCCGCACGGCCCTCCGACGGGTGGAAGAAACCGTCGCCGCGGACCGCACGGTGGTGACCGACAGCGGGCGCTTCGTCTACCACGCGTGGCCCGCCATCAGCGTCCAGAATCCGCGCCACTTCGTGCACACCGCCAACTACGGCTCGATCGGCCTGGGCATGGGCACGGCGATCGGGGCGGCCGTGGGCAGACCGGATCACCCGACCCTTCTGGTGACCGGCGACGGCGGGTTCATGCTGGGCGGCCTGAACGAGTTCAGCACGGCCGTCCGGCACCGGCTCGACCTGATTGTGGTGCTGCTCAACGACGGTTCGTTCGGCGCCGAGCACATCCAGCTCCTCCGGCGCGATCTCGACCCCGGGCTGTCGCTGTTCGACTGGCCCGACTTCGGGCCGGTGGCCGAGGCGCTCGGCGGGCGCGGCCACACCGTCCG
- a CDS encoding RidA family protein: MSKVEQINPESFGVSGLLYSQATVANGFVFIAGQGAVDENYQVIAPGDAYLQGKKIIERIRVILAEVGAGLEHIVSATVFFASLDDAAGFNRAWVEEFGDHRPARAALVSQMVLDGLVAEVIATAVLP; this comes from the coding sequence ATGAGCAAGGTGGAGCAGATCAATCCGGAATCGTTCGGCGTCAGCGGGCTGCTGTATTCCCAGGCGACGGTGGCCAACGGCTTCGTCTTCATCGCCGGGCAGGGCGCGGTCGACGAGAACTACCAGGTCATCGCCCCCGGCGACGCCTACCTGCAGGGCAAGAAGATCATCGAGCGGATCCGCGTCATCCTGGCCGAGGTCGGTGCCGGGCTGGAGCACATCGTGTCGGCGACGGTGTTCTTCGCCAGTCTCGACGATGCCGCCGGGTTCAACCGGGCGTGGGTCGAGGAGTTCGGCGACCACCGGCCGGCCCGCGCGGCGCTGGTCAGCCAGATGGTCCTGGACGGATTGGTCGCGGAGGTCATCGCGACCGCGGTCCTTCCTTGA
- a CDS encoding hydantoinase B/oxoprolinase family protein, with protein sequence MNPAKALDPFVVGAVSSRLSSVLQEQQTALVSTAFSSIVRESLDLACAVFDSKGDMIGQSVGGTPGHINAMATGMHHFVSAYPPETLEPGDVLFTNDPWMTAGQINDISVATPVFRDGVLVAWFATCCHAPDIGGRVLSAQASEVFEEGLAIPIMKLFRAGRPNADMIRVIRQNVRTPDETIGDLYAQASANAVGADSLLRLMDEYDLSGIDDIAAEIMSRSEVALRQAIRAVPDGVYRAEIECDGFDGEGLTLALALTVADGEVHLDFSGSSPESKSGVNVVLNYTMAYSSFAIKAAIAPDVPHNAGSFRPVSIEAPEGSILHCRRPAPVASRHSVGHYLPSLIFRALAQVVPDRVMAESADAVWMTVFRGKRSSAGPFLFSHFLSGGAGARSGKDGLSTTSFPSGLRAVPTEVFENLTPMVQLRRELRTDSGGAGEFRGGLGQVTTFHSRDVDSLLINANIERTRFAARGALGGRPGLPGFFGEDSGRSLKPKQALTVDPAVPLEFRPPGGGGFGDPRARLASAVLADVAGGYVSREAALSEYGVVVEFRGDPNAIVRPPEAFVLDEDATREARSS encoded by the coding sequence ATGAATCCCGCCAAGGCACTGGACCCCTTCGTCGTCGGCGCGGTGTCGAGCCGGCTCTCCTCCGTGCTGCAGGAGCAGCAGACCGCGTTGGTCAGCACGGCCTTCAGCTCGATCGTCCGCGAATCACTCGACCTCGCCTGTGCGGTGTTCGACTCGAAGGGCGACATGATCGGCCAGTCGGTCGGGGGCACGCCCGGCCACATCAACGCGATGGCGACCGGCATGCACCACTTCGTGTCGGCCTATCCGCCGGAGACGCTCGAACCCGGCGACGTGCTGTTCACCAATGATCCGTGGATGACCGCCGGCCAGATCAACGACATCTCCGTCGCCACGCCGGTGTTTCGCGACGGCGTGCTGGTCGCGTGGTTCGCGACCTGCTGCCACGCGCCCGACATCGGCGGACGGGTGCTTTCGGCGCAGGCTTCGGAGGTTTTCGAGGAGGGGCTGGCGATCCCGATCATGAAGCTCTTCCGCGCCGGGCGCCCCAACGCCGACATGATCCGCGTGATCCGCCAGAACGTGCGGACCCCGGACGAGACGATCGGCGACCTCTACGCGCAGGCGTCCGCGAACGCTGTCGGCGCGGACAGCCTGCTGCGGCTCATGGACGAATACGACCTGTCCGGCATCGACGACATCGCGGCCGAGATCATGTCCAGATCAGAAGTCGCGCTCCGGCAGGCGATCCGCGCGGTGCCGGACGGCGTCTACCGCGCGGAGATCGAGTGCGACGGATTCGACGGCGAAGGCCTCACGCTCGCGCTCGCCCTCACAGTGGCCGACGGCGAGGTCCACCTGGATTTCTCCGGGTCCTCCCCGGAAAGCAAGAGCGGCGTGAACGTGGTCCTCAACTACACGATGGCGTACTCGTCCTTCGCCATCAAGGCGGCCATCGCACCGGATGTGCCGCACAACGCGGGCTCGTTCCGTCCGGTGTCGATCGAAGCGCCGGAGGGCAGCATCCTGCACTGCCGCCGTCCGGCGCCGGTGGCCTCGCGGCACTCCGTCGGGCACTACCTGCCCAGCCTGATCTTCCGGGCGCTCGCCCAGGTCGTCCCGGACCGGGTCATGGCCGAAAGCGCGGACGCCGTGTGGATGACGGTGTTCCGCGGGAAACGGTCGAGTGCCGGGCCGTTCCTCTTCTCCCACTTCCTCTCCGGGGGCGCCGGCGCGCGCTCGGGCAAGGACGGGCTGTCCACCACGTCGTTTCCGAGCGGCCTGCGTGCCGTGCCGACCGAGGTGTTCGAGAACCTGACGCCGATGGTCCAGCTGCGCCGGGAGCTGCGCACGGACTCGGGCGGCGCCGGTGAATTCCGCGGCGGCCTCGGCCAAGTGACGACCTTTCACAGCCGGGATGTGGACAGCCTGCTGATCAATGCGAACATCGAGCGCACCCGGTTCGCGGCGCGGGGAGCTCTGGGGGGCCGCCCCGGACTTCCGGGATTCTTCGGCGAGGACTCGGGCCGCTCGCTGAAACCCAAGCAAGCGCTGACCGTCGACCCCGCCGTGCCGCTGGAATTCCGTCCACCGGGAGGCGGCGGCTTCGGTGATCCTCGCGCGCGCCTCGCGTCGGCGGTTCTGGCGGATGTCGCCGGTGGCTACGTGAGCCGGGAGGCCGCGCTGTCGGAGTACGGCGTCGTCGTCGAATTCCGGGGCGATCCGAACGCGATCGTCCGGCCGCCCGAAGCGTTCGTCCTCGATGAGGACGCGACGCGGGAGGCCCGGTCGTCATGA
- a CDS encoding pyridoxal phosphate-dependent aminotransferase, whose amino-acid sequence MTTAARTWGSEHVESMISASRRDAGVMASGQSINLAVGEPDLAPPTEVVESLKQALDAGHTHYVDLAGDEELRTAIAALESANWGREVRPAAVQVTAGATAGIAATILGTTSVGDRVVMPDPTYSLYADVVRLAGGIPVPVACLPSLHLDLEALAPALKGARSFVYCSPVNPTGVVYHREELEGVARLLDPGTIVIDDGAYSSLVYQPHRYVPAAVIPGLADRTVYCQTFSKKFAMTGFRVGYLVAPEELLPPIAAVHRTFNGSVNAAVQKSAVTALAMGPSFADFALRTYRRRLDLVQELMKSIPVLEAVPPEGAFYLFPKILTGHSSSDTARHLARHGVRVRSGAEFGAGGEGHLRISYAASEESLEAGFGRIKAAMNLLG is encoded by the coding sequence ATGACCACAGCGGCCCGCACCTGGGGATCAGAGCACGTCGAGTCGATGATTTCGGCCAGCCGCCGCGACGCGGGGGTCATGGCTTCGGGACAGTCGATCAATCTTGCCGTGGGGGAGCCGGATCTGGCGCCTCCCACGGAGGTCGTCGAGAGCCTCAAGCAGGCTCTCGACGCCGGCCACACGCACTATGTCGATCTGGCCGGCGACGAAGAACTCAGAACGGCGATCGCCGCGCTCGAATCCGCGAATTGGGGGAGGGAAGTGCGCCCGGCCGCCGTGCAGGTGACGGCCGGTGCCACGGCCGGGATCGCGGCCACGATCCTGGGCACCACCTCGGTCGGGGACCGGGTGGTCATGCCGGACCCGACCTACAGCCTGTACGCCGACGTCGTCCGGCTCGCCGGTGGGATTCCGGTGCCGGTCGCGTGCCTCCCCAGCCTGCATCTCGATCTGGAGGCCCTCGCTCCGGCGCTCAAGGGGGCACGGTCGTTCGTGTACTGCAGCCCCGTCAATCCCACCGGCGTCGTCTACCACCGGGAAGAACTCGAAGGGGTCGCCCGGCTGCTGGACCCGGGCACGATCGTCATCGACGACGGCGCGTACAGCTCCCTGGTCTACCAGCCACATCGGTATGTTCCTGCGGCAGTGATCCCCGGGTTGGCCGATCGCACGGTGTATTGCCAGACCTTCTCGAAGAAGTTCGCGATGACGGGCTTCCGTGTCGGGTATCTCGTCGCTCCGGAGGAGTTGCTCCCGCCGATCGCCGCCGTTCATCGGACGTTCAACGGATCCGTCAACGCCGCGGTGCAGAAGAGCGCGGTCACGGCGCTCGCGATGGGGCCGTCCTTCGCCGACTTCGCCCTGCGGACCTACCGGCGGCGGCTCGACCTCGTCCAGGAGCTGATGAAGTCCATTCCCGTGCTCGAAGCGGTTCCGCCCGAGGGCGCCTTCTATCTTTTCCCGAAGATCCTGACCGGGCATTCGTCGTCCGACACGGCTCGGCACCTGGCCAGGCACGGCGTGCGCGTCCGGTCCGGCGCGGAGTTCGGCGCCGGGGGAGAGGGCCACCTGCGCATCTCCTACGCCGCGTCCGAGGAATCCCTCGAAGCCGGTTTCGGCCGGATCAAAGCCGCGATGAATCTGCTCGGATAG